A segment of the Vibrio parahaemolyticus genome:
ACGCTAAATCCATCGGATCTACGACCGCATCTATCGCCTGTAATCCGGAATGTGCCATGGCAAAAGCGGCCGACATCGCGATTCTGCCGATTGTTGGCGCAGAGGTCGTTACTGGCTCTTCTCGCATGAAAGCCGGCACCGCACAAAAACTGGTGTTAAACATGCTCACGACAGGTGCAATGATTCGTAGCGGTAAGGTATTTGGCAACTTAATGGTGGATGTAGAGGCCACCAACGCCAAGCTCATCCAACGCCAAACCAACATTGTTGTAGAAGCAACTGGCGCATCAAAAGAAGAATCAGAGCGAGCATTAAATGCCTGCGATCGCCACTGCAAAACTGCCATCTTAATGATTTTGGCCGATTTGGATGCCGAACAAGCCAAATCACGCCTCGCCGCGCACAACGGTTTTATTCGCGCAGCACTAAATAATAACTAAATAATCCGAGTTCTGAAGGATAGACCCTATGGCAAAAATAACTTCAAACACAGTATCGCAGTTGCTGTCCGCAGTGGGTGGCAGCAGCAACGTAAGCAAATGTGGTAACTGTATGACGCGTTTGCGTTTATCGCTCGCCAACAATGGTTTGGCTGATCAGTCAGTTATCAAGCAAATTCCCGGCGTAATGGGTGTGGTGGAAAGCGATGAGCAGTTTCAGATCATTCTCGGTCCCGGAAAAGCTCAACATGCGGCTGAGATGATGAATCAATTGATCGACAGCTTAACCTCTGGTGACAGTGAAGAACCAGATATGCCACAACAAGATCTTTCTGCCGTCGCGGCCGAGCAGAAAAAACAGATGAAGAGTAAACAAACCAGTGCGGTTCAGCGTTTTTTAAGCAAGTTTGCTACCATCTTTACGCCGTTGATCCCTGGCTTTATTGCCGCTGGTTTGTTGCTAGGTTTTGCGACGTTATTGGAACAGATGTTTGTTCTCGACCAGACACCAAGCCAGTTTATGTTGGATTTGATCGCCTACATGAAAGTCTTTGGTAAGGGTCTGTTTGCTTTCCTAAGTATTCTGATTGGTTACAACGCGCAGCAAGCGTTTGGCGGCTCTGGTGTTAATGGTGCCATTCTCGCCTCTTTGTTTGTGCTGGGTTACAACCCAGAGGCTACATCCGGCATTTATTCTGGCATGAACGAGTTTTTCGGCTTTGCGATTGATCCGCGCGGCAACATTATCGGCGTACTTTTGGCGGCGATCATCGGTGCGCAAGTCGAGCGTAAGGTTCGTCAATACATGCCAGATGATCTGGACATGATCTTAACGTCCGTTATCACTCTGTTGATCATGGGCGCGGTAACCTTCTTGATCATCATGCCAATCGGCGGCGAGCTGTTTAAAGGGATGTCTTGGTTGTTCCTCAACTTGAACGATAACCCATTAGGCGCTGCAATCTTGGCAGGTTTGTTCTTAATTTCTGTGGTATTTGGCATCCACCAGGGTTTTGTTCCAGTGTACTTTGCATTGATGGAAGCACAGGGCTTTAACTCGCTATTCCCTATCCTGGCGATGGCTGGTGGCGGTCAGGTTGGCGCGTCAATGGCGCTGTATTTCAAAGCCAAAAAAGACGCTCTACTGCGCACTCAAGTTAAAGGCGCTATTATTCCGGGCCTTCTAGGCATTGGCGAACCATTGATTTACGGCGTGACATTACCACGCGTAAAACCATTCGTTACCGCTTGTATTGGCGGCGCTGCGGGCGGCTTCTTTATCGGTTTAGTTTCTTACCTTGGCTTACCAGTTGGTCTTAATACGGTGTTTGGCCCGTCCGGTATCGTGGCGATTCCTCTCATGACATCAGAAAATGGCATCTTCCCGGGCATGATGGTGTTTGTTGCTGGCCTGCTTATCTCTTACATCGTTGGCTTCCTCGCGACTTACTTCTTTGGCTGCAAAGACGTCGATTTAAGCTAAATCATTCTTCCCCTATAGGAATGGACTAGCTCGCGCCCTTGGCAAACAAGGGCGCACCCTCTCTCTACTTCACGACAATTTTTCTTATTCCGTTACTCGGAAGGGGCTTTGTCGTACCTAAAACAATAGAAATGAAAGGTCGTTAATCATGAAAAAGCACATTTTGACTCTACTTATCCCAACATTGATGGCATCAAACGCAATGGCAGCGCAGCTGTATCAAGCGGAAGATGGGTCAGTTTTAAATATTTACTCTCGTCTTGGTTTCAATGTCACCAGTAAAAATGATGAGCACGGCGATGCAAATGGCGAGTTTGATGGCCGTATTGGTTTAAACGGTTCACAAACCATCAACGAGTACGCGTCGATCATCGGCCAAGCGCAATACCAAGTGGGTGCCGCTGAATACGCAAACCAAGTAAACGACAAACCGTCTCTGACCGCACGTTATGTATGGGCAGGTATTGATGCGAAAGATTATGGTCGCATTACTGGTGGTCGCGTGGCATCTGGATTGATTATGTTTACCGACATTGGTGATGTGTTCGCCTCTTCCGATGTTTCTATGGCGCGCCAAGCGAACAAAGTCGACAAAACCGCGACGCAAGTTTTCCGTCAAGATGGCACGCTGCAATACCAAAACAGCCTAGGTAATTTCGACTTTTCTGTCGCGTACATTTTAGGAAATAACACTTCTGAGCTCGACTACGGTTACAACGCTGCACTGCGTTATACGCTAGACATGGGGAATTTGGGTACCTTGGCACCAGTGGTGGCGATGCAGAAAAATAAAGGTGATGCACGTGAAAACAACGACACCGATTACACATTCTGGGGCGCAGGTACACGTTACTACCTAGGAGATTTGATGTTGGGTGCGTTGTACTCGGAAGATGAACTAGAGGGCTATTACTCGCAAACCAGTACCGACAAAGTGATGGAATTGACGGCGGTTTACAGTGTAAATGACAAATGGGCACTGCGTGCTGGTTATCGTTCTTTAGAAAACAGTGAGGGTGACGAGCTAGAGCTGAAAGATACAACGCTAGAAGTGCAATACAAACTGACGCCTCGTTCTTCTATCTACACAAACTACGTTGATCGTAACGGTTCGCGTGGCTACAGCAATGGACAAGAAGTCTCGTTTGGCGGTGCGCACGCAGACGAAAGCTACTACCACTTAGGTCTGCGTTACGAGCTGTAAGCACGATACTTAATGTAAGTTAGCTGAATCCATGAGCTTCTTCTGTGTCCGGTCAGTAGTTATTGCCTTTAATGCTGATTTGAAGAAGCTCACCCTCGTAATATGTTTTCATCGTTACCTGTTTTGACCAACACGCCTGCATCAGGAAAGCTGGTGACAGTAGCTAACAATTTTCCATCGACAAAGTGCAATGCCGCATAATCGTGAATACCATAACAAGTGATCCTCGGTTGAGAACGAGCAAAGGCTTGGAAAACCTCAAACTTCTCACCAACATGGGAAAAATGCGCCG
Coding sequences within it:
- the murP gene encoding PTS N-acetylmuramic acid transporter subunit IIBC — protein: MAKITSNTVSQLLSAVGGSSNVSKCGNCMTRLRLSLANNGLADQSVIKQIPGVMGVVESDEQFQIILGPGKAQHAAEMMNQLIDSLTSGDSEEPDMPQQDLSAVAAEQKKQMKSKQTSAVQRFLSKFATIFTPLIPGFIAAGLLLGFATLLEQMFVLDQTPSQFMLDLIAYMKVFGKGLFAFLSILIGYNAQQAFGGSGVNGAILASLFVLGYNPEATSGIYSGMNEFFGFAIDPRGNIIGVLLAAIIGAQVERKVRQYMPDDLDMILTSVITLLIMGAVTFLIIMPIGGELFKGMSWLFLNLNDNPLGAAILAGLFLISVVFGIHQGFVPVYFALMEAQGFNSLFPILAMAGGGQVGASMALYFKAKKDALLRTQVKGAIIPGLLGIGEPLIYGVTLPRVKPFVTACIGGAAGGFFIGLVSYLGLPVGLNTVFGPSGIVAIPLMTSENGIFPGMMVFVAGLLISYIVGFLATYFFGCKDVDLS
- a CDS encoding porin, which codes for MKKHILTLLIPTLMASNAMAAQLYQAEDGSVLNIYSRLGFNVTSKNDEHGDANGEFDGRIGLNGSQTINEYASIIGQAQYQVGAAEYANQVNDKPSLTARYVWAGIDAKDYGRITGGRVASGLIMFTDIGDVFASSDVSMARQANKVDKTATQVFRQDGTLQYQNSLGNFDFSVAYILGNNTSELDYGYNAALRYTLDMGNLGTLAPVVAMQKNKGDARENNDTDYTFWGAGTRYYLGDLMLGALYSEDELEGYYSQTSTDKVMELTAVYSVNDKWALRAGYRSLENSEGDELELKDTTLEVQYKLTPRSSIYTNYVDRNGSRGYSNGQEVSFGGAHADESYYHLGLRYEL